The Leucobacter sp. UCMA 4100 genome window below encodes:
- a CDS encoding ABC transporter ATP-binding protein, with translation MSDRNYPSDREALRAELRTLDQVPGVAKPDPILTVDSVTRRFGGMTAVNVRHLEVPRGAITALIGPNGAGKTTFFNLLTGFDHPSKPAGGQERPAWSFNGQDLGRTSATKVARSGMIRTFQLTKALSGMSVLDNMLIGANDQPGENLFVSLAKPFWAKRERENIERAEALLKRFKLDAKRDDMAGGLSGGQKKLLEMARALMANPSMIMLDEPMAGVNPALTQSLLEHIQRLRDEGTTVLFVEHDMHVVRHISDWVVVMAQGEVIAEGLPEEVMTTPAVVDAYLGAHHDRDLGDDASLTTGIMLNISEQIEEEVREESR, from the coding sequence ATGTCTGACCGCAACTACCCCTCAGACCGCGAGGCCCTACGCGCAGAGCTGCGCACGCTCGATCAGGTGCCTGGCGTGGCAAAGCCCGACCCTATTCTCACCGTCGACAGTGTGACGCGTCGTTTCGGTGGCATGACGGCCGTGAACGTGCGACACCTCGAGGTGCCCCGCGGAGCCATCACCGCGCTCATCGGCCCGAACGGCGCGGGCAAGACAACGTTCTTCAACCTGCTCACCGGTTTTGACCACCCGTCGAAGCCAGCCGGGGGCCAGGAGCGCCCCGCGTGGAGCTTCAATGGGCAAGACCTTGGCCGCACGAGTGCGACAAAAGTGGCCCGGTCGGGCATGATCCGCACATTCCAGCTGACGAAGGCGCTCAGCGGTATGAGCGTGCTCGACAACATGCTCATTGGTGCAAACGACCAGCCCGGTGAAAACCTGTTCGTGAGCCTTGCCAAACCGTTCTGGGCGAAACGCGAGCGTGAGAATATCGAGCGGGCTGAGGCGCTGCTCAAGCGATTCAAGCTCGACGCGAAGCGCGACGATATGGCTGGCGGCCTTTCTGGCGGCCAAAAGAAGCTGCTCGAGATGGCTCGCGCGCTCATGGCGAACCCGTCGATGATCATGCTCGACGAACCCATGGCGGGCGTGAACCCGGCGCTGACGCAGAGCCTGCTCGAGCACATTCAGCGGCTGCGCGACGAGGGCACCACCGTGCTCTTCGTCGAGCACGACATGCACGTTGTGCGGCACATCTCTGACTGGGTTGTCGTCATGGCCCAGGGCGAGGTGATCGCCGAGGGTCTGCCAGAAGAAGTCATGACAACGCCCGCCGTGGTTGACGCCTATCTCGGCGCGCACCATGACCGCGACCTGGGTGATGACGCGTCGCTCACGACCGGCATCATGCTGAACATCTCAGAGCAGATCGAAGAAGAAGTCAGGGAGGAGTCGCGATGA
- a CDS encoding TetR/AcrR family transcriptional regulator, with the protein MSPTTQPSENRRGRPSVINRDAIGEVAFRLWDEQGFAATTWRDISEASGVSVRTLTRHFNSQLDLVSMGVDAAAERLNAALAEAPSDAPLDTLLRELVTQAVAVDTQTGNIPLIWQRVLSAEPLLRSAFRTVSESWTAELAGAITERSPNIPATTARAIAAGLHAAASSALLDWAMAGGNGDAAEAVADALSWITVLDPAPGR; encoded by the coding sequence ATGAGCCCCACCACACAGCCATCAGAAAACCGCCGCGGCCGCCCGAGCGTCATCAACCGTGACGCCATCGGCGAAGTGGCGTTTCGACTGTGGGACGAACAGGGATTTGCCGCGACGACCTGGCGAGATATCTCAGAGGCGAGTGGCGTGAGCGTTCGCACACTGACGCGACACTTCAACTCACAGCTCGACCTCGTTTCGATGGGCGTCGATGCTGCCGCAGAACGGCTCAATGCGGCGCTCGCAGAGGCCCCGAGCGACGCACCGCTCGACACCCTGCTGCGCGAACTCGTCACGCAGGCGGTTGCGGTCGACACACAAACCGGCAACATTCCGCTCATCTGGCAGCGCGTGCTCAGCGCCGAGCCGCTCCTTCGAAGCGCCTTTCGAACCGTGAGTGAAAGCTGGACAGCCGAGCTCGCAGGGGCGATCACCGAGCGCTCACCAAACATCCCGGCGACAACCGCCCGGGCTATTGCCGCAGGTTTGCACGCGGCAGCTTCCAGTGCCCTGCTCGACTGGGCGATGGCTGGGGGCAACGGCGACGCCGCTGAGGCGGTCGCCGACGCACTGTCGTGGATCACAGTGCTCGACCCCGCGCCTGGCCGCTGA
- a CDS encoding SDR family NAD(P)-dependent oxidoreductase: MKRYEGRRSLVTGGGSGIGQATVLRMLSEGGRVVAADVSEAGLADTVTKAGDAADRLHTVVVNVADEASVKAGVAEAAEWLGGIDALVNAAGILRSSHTHETSVESFEQVLRINLVGTFLMIREAIPSLREGNGSAVVNFSSTSANFAHPYMSAYAASKGGIQSMTHALAAEYAKEGIRFTAVQPGSISSGMTDGSGASKQSEGPGLPADADMMLLAKLQPALGQGFAGPETVASVVAMLASDDARFITGTEVRIDGGTHQ; the protein is encoded by the coding sequence ATGAAACGCTATGAAGGTCGCCGCTCACTCGTTACCGGAGGCGGTTCAGGCATTGGCCAGGCAACCGTTCTTCGCATGCTCTCAGAAGGTGGCAGGGTCGTCGCAGCCGACGTCTCAGAGGCTGGCCTCGCCGACACCGTCACCAAAGCGGGCGACGCCGCCGACCGCTTGCACACCGTCGTCGTGAACGTTGCCGATGAGGCTTCGGTCAAGGCTGGTGTCGCAGAAGCGGCAGAGTGGCTCGGGGGCATCGACGCGCTCGTCAACGCCGCCGGCATCCTGCGCTCGTCTCACACGCACGAGACCTCGGTCGAATCGTTTGAGCAGGTGCTGCGCATTAACCTCGTGGGCACGTTCCTCATGATTCGTGAGGCAATCCCGTCACTGCGCGAAGGCAACGGCTCGGCAGTCGTGAACTTCAGCTCGACATCGGCAAATTTTGCTCACCCCTACATGTCGGCCTACGCAGCGAGCAAGGGTGGCATCCAGTCGATGACCCACGCGCTCGCCGCAGAGTACGCGAAAGAGGGCATCCGCTTCACCGCCGTTCAGCCTGGCTCAATCTCGTCAGGTATGACCGACGGGTCAGGGGCAAGCAAGCAGAGCGAGGGCCCGGGCCTGCCCGCTGACGCCGACATGATGCTCCTCGCAAAACTGCAGCCGGCACTCGGCCAGGGCTTCGCGGGCCCCGAGACCGTGGCAAGCGTCGTTGCGATGCTCGCGAGCGACGACGCTCGCTTCATCACCGGCACCGAGGTGCGCATCGACGGCGGCACGCACCAGTAA
- a CDS encoding branched-chain amino acid ABC transporter permease: protein MGCVQGIIKTSEGEPAAGLELTMTGGESDETTTTDENGRWSFSVSEAGSYTVAVTEESLPDGQFLKSKDPRTVDVKLHTVSAALFGLSDEPGQASPTTETDDSDSDSEGAEATPGANPNVVEGQPAPEAGGDGFSWPRFWQQLASGIRMGLLLSLGAVGLSLVYGTTGLSNFSHAEMLSMGGIFAFLFMQITGNLWLTGLIVVALMAGVGWLQDAVLWKPLRKKRLSLMQMMIVSIGFSIVLQNIFQFFFGANILRIDPSTPKTVRILGVTLTVQSYIAMGIALVLIIAVGLIMKYTRFGRATRAVADNRPLAEASGIDVQRVIRLVWVMGVALAGLSGMLIGLVLNGIAWNTGWHFLLLLFAAVILGGIGTAFGAIVGAMIIGIIVETANIWLPGDLKHAAALFILIVVLLVRPQGLFGRKERIG, encoded by the coding sequence ATGGGATGCGTGCAAGGCATCATCAAAACGAGTGAGGGAGAGCCGGCTGCTGGCCTCGAACTCACCATGACCGGTGGCGAAAGCGACGAGACCACCACGACCGATGAGAATGGTCGGTGGAGCTTTTCGGTGAGCGAGGCGGGCTCATATACCGTCGCGGTAACCGAAGAAAGCCTGCCAGACGGGCAGTTCTTGAAGTCGAAAGACCCACGTACCGTCGACGTCAAACTGCACACGGTTTCGGCCGCGCTGTTCGGGCTCAGTGACGAGCCGGGCCAGGCGTCTCCGACAACCGAGACAGACGACTCCGACAGTGACTCAGAAGGCGCCGAGGCTACCCCGGGGGCGAACCCCAACGTCGTAGAGGGGCAGCCGGCTCCTGAAGCGGGCGGCGACGGCTTCTCATGGCCGCGTTTCTGGCAGCAGCTCGCGTCAGGGATCCGCATGGGGCTCCTGCTCTCGCTCGGTGCTGTGGGGCTCTCGCTCGTGTACGGCACGACCGGTCTCTCGAACTTCTCTCACGCCGAGATGCTGTCGATGGGTGGCATCTTCGCCTTCCTCTTCATGCAGATCACCGGAAATCTCTGGCTGACCGGTCTCATCGTTGTTGCGCTGATGGCCGGGGTGGGCTGGCTGCAAGACGCCGTGTTATGGAAACCGTTGCGGAAGAAACGGCTCAGCCTCATGCAGATGATGATCGTCTCAATCGGCTTTTCCATCGTGCTGCAAAACATCTTCCAATTCTTCTTCGGCGCCAACATCTTGCGCATTGATCCTTCGACCCCGAAAACGGTGCGCATCTTAGGCGTCACCCTCACTGTGCAGTCGTACATCGCGATGGGCATTGCCCTCGTGCTCATCATCGCCGTTGGGCTCATCATGAAGTACACCAGGTTCGGCAGGGCGACAAGGGCGGTGGCCGACAACAGGCCGCTCGCCGAGGCGTCGGGCATCGATGTGCAGCGGGTGATCCGCCTCGTATGGGTCATGGGAGTTGCCCTCGCTGGCCTCTCGGGCATGCTCATCGGCCTCGTGCTTAACGGCATCGCTTGGAATACCGGGTGGCACTTCTTGCTGCTGCTGTTTGCCGCGGTGATTCTCGGCGGCATCGGCACCGCGTTCGGTGCCATCGTCGGCGCGATGATCATCGGCATCATCGTCGAGACGGCAAACATTTGGCTGCCTGGCGATCTCAAGCACGCAGCCGCACTCTTCATTCTCATCGTGGTACTGCTCGTGAGACCACAAGGCCTCTTTGGCCGAAAAGAGCGGATCGGTTAA
- a CDS encoding ABC transporter substrate-binding protein, with product MKKFSKQLIGATALIASAALALSGCSSDSGKGDAPSGDSKGSGSDEQVLKIASLLPQTGSLEHLIYGPQAAIKLAMQDINDAGGVLGNPVELVAEGNEHDPTDPTIISKSVDDIIAAKPAFVLGAMGTGNTNAAMPKLTEAGILMGSPSNTGIALAGINENYFRTIASDIIQGRALGNLILQDGHTKVAVLTQNNDYGKGLRDNLQETLEDAGAEVTFGAKGKGEEFPEAQTTFSSEVTAALDSKPDAVAMVSYVEAKQAIPELAAQGFDLKNLYLVDGNTVPYTEFDEGLLEGAQGTTPGRTVDDSFEADLVSVQSDASKSTNFAPEAYDAVILVALAAQRGGSADTETIKANLHAVSGSDGGEKCESFKDCLALLEDDKDIQYQGRAGGGPLNEDNEPSTALIGLYKFDGKNEPQAVGEIEG from the coding sequence ATGAAGAAGTTTTCGAAGCAGCTGATTGGCGCAACCGCGCTTATCGCTAGTGCCGCTCTCGCGCTGAGTGGCTGCAGCAGCGACTCAGGCAAAGGCGACGCCCCTTCCGGCGACAGCAAAGGCAGTGGTTCAGACGAGCAGGTTCTGAAGATCGCCTCGCTCCTGCCCCAGACAGGCTCACTCGAGCACCTGATTTACGGGCCGCAGGCAGCCATCAAGCTCGCGATGCAAGACATCAACGACGCAGGCGGCGTGCTCGGCAACCCCGTTGAACTCGTCGCAGAGGGCAACGAGCACGATCCGACTGATCCCACAATCATTTCGAAGAGCGTCGACGACATTATCGCGGCGAAGCCAGCCTTTGTTCTCGGCGCCATGGGCACCGGCAACACGAACGCCGCGATGCCGAAGCTCACCGAGGCCGGCATTCTCATGGGCTCGCCATCGAACACGGGCATCGCGCTCGCGGGCATCAACGAGAACTACTTCCGCACCATCGCCTCCGACATCATTCAGGGCCGCGCTCTCGGCAACCTCATTCTGCAGGACGGCCACACGAAGGTAGCGGTGCTCACGCAGAATAACGACTACGGCAAGGGCCTGCGAGACAACCTGCAGGAGACCCTGGAAGATGCGGGAGCCGAGGTCACCTTTGGTGCGAAGGGTAAGGGCGAAGAGTTCCCCGAGGCACAGACCACCTTCTCGTCAGAGGTCACGGCCGCGCTCGACTCAAAGCCCGATGCTGTGGCAATGGTGAGCTATGTTGAGGCGAAGCAGGCGATTCCCGAGCTCGCCGCTCAGGGCTTCGACTTGAAGAACCTGTACCTCGTTGACGGCAATACGGTGCCCTACACCGAGTTCGATGAGGGGCTCCTCGAGGGCGCTCAGGGTACGACCCCTGGCCGTACGGTCGACGACTCATTCGAGGCCGACCTCGTTTCAGTTCAGTCTGACGCAAGCAAGAGCACGAACTTTGCGCCCGAGGCATACGATGCCGTGATTCTCGTAGCTCTCGCTGCGCAGCGTGGCGGCTCTGCCGACACCGAGACCATCAAGGCAAACCTGCACGCGGTTTCGGGCTCTGACGGCGGCGAGAAGTGCGAGTCGTTCAAGGATTGCCTCGCACTGCTCGAAGACGATAAGGACATTCAGTATCAGGGCCGTGCCGGTGGTGGCCCGCTGAACGAAGACAACGAGCCTTCGACAGCGCTCATCGGCCTGTACAAGTTCGACGGCAAAAATGAACCCCAGGCGGTAGGCGAGATCGAGGGCTAA
- a CDS encoding NADH:flavin oxidoreductase has product MTDSHTPTTPDVLSPAQLGPITLRNRIIKAATWEGMAPQGLVSQELIDYHLAPTQGGIGMTTVAYLAVAPEGRTEKNQIHWRPEALPGLRQLTESIHKTGAKVSAQIGHAGPVSDPSSTKYPALAPSFSMNMLGLRPNRVATKDDITRITRQHAEAAKMARDVGFDAVEIHLGHNYFASSFLSPGINRRKDEYGGSLANRAKVARGVMEAVSEAVGGEVAILAKLNMEDGAKSGIQVDESLQTALWLEQDGTLDALELTAGSSLLNPLYLFKGGAPVKEFAKNQHNPLLNLGLRMVGRFFMREYEYQPLYFMETAKQFRRELKLPMVLLGGVTDRDGMDTAMEEGYDFVAMGRALLREPDLIQKIAANPATASQCIHCNRCMPTIYKGTYCPEIPGIKAPRPALPLSVI; this is encoded by the coding sequence ATGACCGATTCGCACACCCCCACAACGCCTGACGTGCTCTCACCGGCACAGCTTGGCCCCATCACGTTGCGCAACCGCATCATCAAGGCGGCGACGTGGGAGGGCATGGCGCCGCAGGGGCTCGTGAGCCAAGAGCTCATCGACTACCACCTCGCGCCAACCCAGGGCGGCATTGGCATGACCACGGTCGCCTATCTCGCGGTCGCCCCAGAGGGTCGCACTGAGAAAAACCAGATTCACTGGCGCCCCGAGGCCCTCCCCGGCCTGCGCCAGCTCACCGAGTCGATTCACAAGACCGGCGCAAAGGTGTCGGCCCAGATCGGTCACGCTGGCCCCGTCTCAGACCCCTCGTCAACGAAGTATCCGGCGCTCGCGCCAAGCTTCTCGATGAACATGCTTGGTCTTCGCCCGAACCGTGTCGCAACGAAAGATGACATCACCCGCATCACGAGGCAGCACGCTGAGGCCGCGAAGATGGCACGCGATGTCGGCTTCGATGCTGTCGAGATTCACCTCGGGCACAACTATTTCGCGAGCTCGTTCCTCTCGCCAGGCATCAACCGCCGCAAAGACGAATACGGTGGATCGCTCGCCAACCGCGCTAAGGTCGCGAGGGGCGTCATGGAGGCGGTCAGCGAGGCCGTTGGTGGCGAGGTCGCGATTCTCGCGAAGCTCAACATGGAAGACGGAGCGAAGAGCGGCATTCAGGTCGACGAGTCCCTGCAGACCGCGCTCTGGCTCGAGCAAGATGGCACGCTCGACGCGCTTGAGCTCACCGCGGGCTCAAGCCTCTTGAACCCCCTCTACCTCTTCAAGGGCGGCGCCCCGGTGAAGGAGTTTGCCAAGAACCAGCACAACCCGCTGCTCAACCTCGGTCTGCGCATGGTGGGCCGCTTCTTCATGCGCGAGTACGAGTACCAGCCCCTGTACTTCATGGAGACGGCGAAGCAGTTCAGGCGCGAGCTCAAGCTACCCATGGTACTGCTCGGCGGTGTTACTGACCGCGATGGCATGGATACCGCGATGGAAGAGGGCTACGACTTCGTCGCGATGGGGCGAGCACTCCTGCGCGAACCCGACCTCATCCAAAAAATCGCGGCCAACCCGGCAACCGCATCGCAGTGCATTCACTGCAACCGATGCATGCCAACGATCTACAAGGGCACGTACTGCCCCGAGATTCCGGGCATCAAGGCACCTCGCCCGGCGCTTCCGCTCAGCGTCATCTAA
- a CDS encoding ABC transporter ATP-binding protein produces the protein MTTAPQPIMRADGLDAGYLPGINILNNCSLEAYPGELVGIIGPNGAGKSTLLKSLFGLVNIRKGTVTLDGKDVTKHRTNQLVREGVGFVPQTDNVFPSLTIEENLQMGLYLKPREFAERADEMWQLFPMLADRRKQLAGSLSGGERQSVAMARALMMKPSVLLLDEPSAGLSPVRQDETFIRTRQINKTGVTIIMVEQNARRCLQICDRAYVLDQGTNAYEGTGRGLANDPRVIELYLGTLAKDVEAKSQAQGAGEAS, from the coding sequence ATGACCACCGCGCCACAGCCAATCATGAGGGCCGACGGGCTCGATGCGGGCTACCTGCCCGGAATCAACATTCTCAACAACTGCTCGCTCGAGGCGTACCCTGGCGAACTCGTCGGCATCATCGGCCCGAACGGCGCCGGCAAGTCGACCCTGCTCAAGTCGCTCTTCGGGCTGGTGAACATTCGCAAGGGCACCGTCACGCTCGACGGCAAAGACGTCACGAAGCATCGCACGAACCAGCTCGTGCGTGAGGGCGTCGGCTTTGTTCCGCAGACCGACAACGTGTTCCCGTCGCTCACGATCGAAGAGAACCTGCAGATGGGGCTGTACCTGAAGCCGCGTGAGTTCGCTGAGCGTGCCGACGAGATGTGGCAGTTGTTCCCGATGCTGGCGGATCGTCGCAAGCAGCTCGCCGGCTCGCTCTCGGGAGGCGAGCGCCAGTCTGTTGCCATGGCCCGCGCGCTCATGATGAAGCCGAGCGTGCTGCTGCTCGATGAGCCGAGCGCGGGGCTCTCGCCTGTTCGTCAGGACGAGACCTTCATTCGCACGCGGCAGATCAACAAGACCGGTGTCACGATTATTATGGTCGAGCAGAACGCTAGGCGCTGCCTGCAGATTTGTGATCGTGCATATGTGCTCGATCAAGGAACGAACGCCTACGAGGGAACTGGGCGCGGCCTCGCAAACGATCCGCGAGTCATCGAGCTCTACCTCGGTACGCTCGCGAAAGATGTTGAGGCGAAGTCGCAGGCGCAGGGCGCCGGCGAAGCCTCATAA
- a CDS encoding SDR family NAD(P)-dependent oxidoreductase: MSTSVEQFAGKVAVITGASAGIGHGFASQAAALGMKVVLADIARERLQGAAETLRESGAEVLAVVTDVSDPASVEALAKRTIEHFGSVDMLVNNAGIMAMGWSWEIPAEKWDAMLRINIGGYVNVLRAFVPRMIEQGTPGWIMQLSSIGGLFPSPLMAPYSVTKFGTLALTESLHYELQMMQSPIQVSVVMPDSVKSDIFVAAKSASTRPEADAFNQSLQLRAEETGITPEEHARRVFEQVAAGRYWVTPQPEAIDEGIMPRAEMIRDRTTPVLDMGQ, encoded by the coding sequence ATGAGTACCTCAGTCGAACAGTTTGCAGGCAAGGTTGCCGTTATCACGGGTGCATCGGCTGGCATCGGCCACGGCTTTGCCTCACAGGCGGCAGCGCTCGGCATGAAGGTTGTGCTCGCCGATATCGCCCGAGAGCGCCTCCAAGGCGCCGCTGAAACGTTGCGAGAAAGTGGGGCAGAGGTGCTGGCAGTCGTGACCGACGTGTCAGACCCGGCCTCGGTTGAGGCGCTTGCGAAGCGCACGATTGAACACTTCGGAAGCGTCGATATGCTCGTGAACAATGCGGGCATTATGGCGATGGGCTGGTCGTGGGAAATTCCAGCCGAGAAGTGGGACGCGATGCTGCGCATCAACATTGGCGGCTACGTGAACGTGCTGCGCGCCTTCGTGCCCAGAATGATTGAGCAGGGAACGCCGGGGTGGATCATGCAGCTTTCGTCCATCGGCGGCCTTTTCCCGAGCCCACTGATGGCCCCGTACAGCGTGACGAAGTTTGGCACGCTCGCGCTCACCGAGTCGTTGCATTACGAGCTGCAAATGATGCAGTCGCCCATTCAGGTCTCGGTCGTCATGCCAGACTCGGTGAAGAGCGACATCTTTGTTGCCGCGAAGAGCGCGAGCACCCGACCAGAGGCCGACGCGTTTAACCAGAGCTTGCAGCTGCGTGCCGAAGAGACGGGCATTACGCCAGAAGAGCACGCACGCCGCGTCTTCGAACAGGTCGCCGCGGGCCGGTATTGGGTGACTCCGCAGCCCGAGGCCATTGACGAGGGCATCATGCCGCGGGCAGAGATGATTCGCGACCGCACGACGCCAGTGCTCGACATGGGGCAGTAA
- a CDS encoding uracil-DNA glycosylase: MSAVALNPAQLAEQGFIAQDWVGVLEPEAQRLAALGEFLREEHAAGVVTLPAGEHILRAFEQPFEQVRVLIVGQDPYPTPGHAIGLSFAVQRDVRPLPRSLKNIYTELESDLGIAPAPHGDLSAWTDQGVMLLNRVLTVRAGEPASHAKKGWEELTSHVIRALAARGGPLVALLWGNQARSLKPLLGDTPTIESAHPSPLSASRGFFGSRPFSRTNEALESLGAAPIDWRI, from the coding sequence GTGAGTGCGGTCGCACTGAACCCCGCCCAGCTTGCAGAACAGGGGTTCATTGCGCAGGATTGGGTGGGCGTGCTCGAACCCGAGGCACAGCGTCTCGCGGCGCTTGGCGAGTTCTTGCGCGAAGAACACGCGGCAGGGGTGGTCACGCTTCCCGCGGGCGAGCACATTCTGAGGGCCTTTGAGCAGCCGTTTGAACAGGTGCGGGTATTAATCGTTGGCCAAGACCCGTACCCGACACCGGGTCATGCGATCGGGCTCTCATTTGCCGTACAGCGGGACGTGCGGCCGTTGCCCCGCAGCCTGAAGAACATCTACACCGAGCTCGAGAGCGATCTTGGCATTGCTCCGGCACCACACGGTGACCTGAGCGCCTGGACTGACCAGGGCGTCATGCTCCTCAACAGGGTGCTCACCGTTCGCGCTGGCGAGCCGGCTTCTCACGCCAAGAAAGGCTGGGAGGAGCTCACGTCGCACGTGATTCGGGCGCTCGCCGCACGAGGCGGCCCACTCGTGGCGTTGCTCTGGGGCAACCAGGCCCGCAGTCTGAAGCCCCTCCTGGGTGACACCCCCACGATCGAGAGCGCACACCCGTCTCCGCTCTCGGCGTCGAGGGGCTTCTTTGGCTCACGGCCGTTTAGCAGAACGAACGAGGCGCTCGAGTCGCTTGGGGCTGCCCCCATTGACTGGCGGATCTGA
- a CDS encoding TetR/AcrR family transcriptional regulator, whose translation MNTSLSLTERRKAETQLDIARTAARLFAEHGVAGVTVEHIAAESGVSVRTFYRYFPSKQDAVAPLLNVGAARWRAAIERHDDGDLPSAIAAAVVEVLTPDDDRSRAELDEVRGLLKAAHGDPALSTVWHRVNGEAERQRSPRCLTSTRAKQHRPLRCAFSPLQQQMLFG comes from the coding sequence ATGAATACTTCGCTCTCACTCACCGAACGCCGTAAGGCCGAAACGCAGCTCGACATCGCTCGAACCGCGGCCCGGCTCTTTGCCGAGCATGGCGTTGCTGGGGTGACCGTCGAGCACATTGCTGCTGAGTCCGGGGTCTCCGTGCGCACCTTCTATCGCTACTTCCCGTCGAAGCAAGACGCCGTTGCGCCACTCTTAAACGTCGGTGCGGCAAGGTGGCGTGCTGCGATCGAGCGGCACGATGACGGCGACTTGCCGAGCGCGATCGCCGCGGCCGTCGTCGAGGTGCTGACACCTGACGATGATCGCTCCCGTGCTGAGCTCGATGAGGTGCGCGGCTTACTCAAGGCCGCTCACGGTGACCCGGCGCTCAGCACCGTCTGGCATCGCGTGAACGGCGAGGCAGAGCGGCAGCGCTCGCCGCGGTGCTTGACGAGCACGCGAGCGAAACAGCATCGGCCTTTGCGGTGCGCCTTCTCGCCGCTGCAGCAACAGATGCTATTCGGGTGA
- a CDS encoding branched-chain amino acid ABC transporter permease: MEFWTGLLQAILQTALSPVTAAFVIAAIGLNIHFGFTGLMNIGQAGFMLVGGYGFVISVMHGLGVFPAIIISMLASMLFALLLGIPTVKLRGDYLAIVTIGAAEIVRMVARLANMTPLTGGPSGIQSPLFREGLNALSPLPEGRTTFLGMTYVNTGVDDWWSRIVAWSLVALFLLITWLIMRSPWGRVLRGIREDEDAVRSLGKSPFSYKLQALMIGGVMGGFGGIIMSLTAAINPDGMGRATTFNLWMIMLLGGAATILGPLLGSILFFVVRLVITSAMTEFVPSHILSGQQTEIIAWVLIGLMLMLLVIFRPQGILGNKKELSFNV, translated from the coding sequence ATGGAATTCTGGACAGGACTTCTGCAGGCAATCCTGCAGACCGCGCTTTCTCCGGTCACCGCAGCATTTGTGATTGCCGCGATCGGACTCAATATTCACTTCGGCTTCACGGGCCTCATGAACATCGGCCAGGCGGGCTTCATGCTCGTTGGCGGCTACGGTTTTGTCATCTCAGTCATGCACGGCCTCGGGGTGTTCCCGGCGATCATCATTTCCATGCTCGCCTCAATGCTCTTTGCACTGCTGCTCGGCATTCCGACGGTCAAGCTCAGGGGAGACTACCTCGCGATCGTGACCATCGGCGCGGCAGAGATCGTGCGCATGGTCGCCCGACTCGCGAACATGACCCCACTGACCGGCGGGCCGAGCGGCATTCAGAGCCCGCTCTTCCGTGAAGGGCTCAACGCTCTCTCGCCGCTGCCGGAGGGTCGAACGACGTTCCTCGGTATGACCTACGTCAACACCGGTGTTGATGACTGGTGGTCGCGTATCGTGGCTTGGTCTCTCGTCGCGCTCTTCCTGCTTATCACCTGGCTGATCATGCGGAGCCCCTGGGGCCGTGTGCTGCGGGGCATTCGTGAAGACGAAGACGCCGTGCGGAGCCTCGGCAAGAGCCCCTTTTCGTACAAGCTGCAGGCGCTCATGATCGGTGGCGTGATGGGCGGCTTTGGCGGCATCATCATGTCGCTCACCGCCGCGATCAACCCCGACGGCATGGGTCGTGCGACGACCTTCAACCTCTGGATGATCATGCTGCTTGGTGGCGCCGCCACGATTCTCGGGCCACTGCTCGGGTCGATTCTCTTCTTCGTCGTTCGCCTCGTGATCACGAGCGCGATGACCGAGTTCGTACCCTCGCACATTCTCTCGGGGCAGCAAACTGAGATTATCGCGTGGGTGCTCATCGGCCTCATGCTCATGCTGCTCGTTATCTTTAGGCCGCAAGGCATTCTCGGCAACAAGAAGGAGCTGTCATTCAATGTCTGA